A section of the Saccharopolyspora gregorii genome encodes:
- a CDS encoding helix-turn-helix domain-containing protein, which produces MTNPGPVIRRLELGLELRRMREAAGVEPKEIAELLRWDVSKVSKLENGARTISAAELDRIAERCGIDHDRTERVHQLAKEARKRGSYGRVQDWARSYVGMESVASELLIHYGDMIPGIMQTKAYAEALLAQAISVRQEDVGRIADSRVARRARLTSENPPELSVILGEPAIRGVVGGGEVMKEQLETLLELARLKHVTLQVLPLADWAHPSLDSSFTIISLAEPVKTILYLEGLTNADYLAGSQHLKSYTLVFNRLRVAALSEHASAALIRDAIETLP; this is translated from the coding sequence GTGACGAATCCCGGACCGGTCATCCGGCGGCTGGAACTCGGCCTGGAACTGCGCCGCATGCGCGAAGCCGCGGGTGTGGAGCCGAAGGAGATCGCGGAACTGCTGCGCTGGGACGTCTCCAAGGTGTCGAAGCTGGAGAACGGGGCGCGCACGATCTCGGCCGCGGAGCTCGACCGGATCGCCGAGCGCTGCGGCATCGACCATGATCGCACCGAACGCGTTCACCAGCTCGCCAAGGAAGCCCGCAAGCGCGGCAGCTACGGGCGCGTCCAGGACTGGGCCCGGTCGTACGTCGGCATGGAGTCGGTGGCGAGCGAACTTCTGATCCACTACGGCGACATGATCCCCGGCATCATGCAGACGAAGGCGTACGCCGAAGCGCTGCTCGCGCAGGCGATCTCGGTTCGCCAAGAGGACGTGGGGCGGATCGCGGACAGCCGAGTCGCGCGGCGCGCGAGGCTGACGTCCGAGAATCCGCCTGAGCTGTCGGTGATCCTCGGCGAGCCTGCGATCCGAGGCGTGGTGGGTGGCGGCGAGGTGATGAAGGAGCAGCTGGAGACGCTTCTGGAGCTCGCTCGGCTCAAGCACGTGACCCTTCAGGTGCTGCCGCTCGCGGACTGGGCGCATCCTTCGCTGGACTCGTCGTTCACGATCATCAGCCTCGCGGAACCGGTCAAAACCATCCTGTACTTGGAAGGACTGACGAACGCGGATTACCTAGCTGGTTCGCAGCACCTGAAGTCTTATACGCTCGTGTTCAACCGGCTCAGGGTGGCCGCGCTCAGCGAGCACGCATCGGCAGCACTCATCCGGGATGCAATCGAAACGCTTCCATAG
- a CDS encoding DUF6542 domain-containing protein — MTATRERQSAPSPDNGAPHWAERSAFRTRGVPLWAAVLIAAGGTALGAGLDLLISGTPGLIFKIGLFLGCVAGVALVRRESLFGPMVQPPLVATVVMPLLVLLFGGGGGSGMMGKALGVVQPIIAGFPMMAITTALCLAFGLARMFWLERHDAENDLDPADQPTKKRKPVKPPKEAAERPARKRRPAEDEKRPSARSRDGSGRPRRPAEQGGRPRDAAAGKREPRPDRGTPPARGERGTPPARGGTPGRGAQPGRAPRGEGRGEGRPRPAPGRGRPEPKRDDPARRPRRPRRDDDFFD; from the coding sequence GTGACCGCCACTCGCGAGCGCCAGAGCGCACCCTCTCCCGACAACGGCGCCCCACACTGGGCAGAACGGTCCGCTTTCCGCACCCGCGGCGTCCCGCTATGGGCGGCGGTGCTGATCGCCGCCGGCGGCACCGCGCTCGGCGCCGGGCTCGACCTGCTCATCAGCGGCACCCCCGGACTGATCTTCAAGATCGGCCTGTTCCTCGGGTGCGTGGCCGGGGTGGCGCTGGTGCGGCGGGAGAGCCTGTTCGGCCCGATGGTGCAGCCGCCGCTGGTCGCCACCGTGGTCATGCCGCTGCTGGTGCTGTTGTTCGGCGGCGGGGGCGGCAGCGGGATGATGGGCAAGGCGCTGGGCGTCGTGCAGCCGATCATCGCCGGCTTCCCGATGATGGCGATCACCACCGCGCTCTGCCTCGCGTTCGGGCTCGCCCGGATGTTCTGGCTGGAACGCCACGACGCCGAGAACGACCTGGACCCGGCCGACCAGCCCACCAAGAAGCGCAAGCCGGTGAAGCCGCCGAAGGAGGCCGCGGAGCGGCCGGCCCGCAAGCGGCGGCCCGCCGAGGACGAGAAGCGCCCCTCCGCCCGCTCCCGCGACGGCTCCGGGCGGCCCCGCCGCCCCGCCGAGCAGGGCGGCCGCCCCCGCGACGCCGCGGCGGGCAAGCGCGAACCGCGCCCCGACCGGGGAACTCCGCCGGCGCGCGGCGAACGCGGCACGCCCCCCGCTCGCGGCGGCACCCCCGGACGCGGCGCCCAGCCCGGCCGGGCCCCGCGCGGCGAAGGCCGCGGTGAAGGCCGTCCCCGTCCCGCCCCCGGGCGCGGACGCCCCGAGCCGAAGCGGGACGACCCGGCGCGCAGGCCCCGCCGCCCGCGCCGCGACGACGACTTCTTCGACTGA
- a CDS encoding substrate-binding domain-containing protein, giving the protein MRKTTRSAFAAACAVLAVTAAACGTTSENSGAAQPQDPQAACGGPDGQYTIGMSQANLAEPYRVRMDDDIRKAAERVPQFKDVQFADAAKDNAKQVSDVESFLTKQVDLLMISPNEAAPLTDIVRRAYNSGTPVVLLDRKVNGDAFTTYVGVDNEAIGRQAGEYFKNVLFPDGGKILEIKGLSGSTPAHERHDGFMQGIAGSKIEIIGADDGGWERAEGQEKMDALLKAHPDAQAVYSHNDPMAEGAYLAAQAAGKADQLKFVGIDGLPIEAGGIKAVEQGRLQATFLNPTGGEEAVEAAKKILVDCQPTEKHQTLPTELITKENAGEVYARLNQG; this is encoded by the coding sequence ATGCGAAAGACGACGAGGTCCGCGTTCGCCGCCGCCTGCGCCGTGTTGGCGGTGACGGCCGCCGCGTGCGGTACGACGAGCGAGAACAGCGGTGCGGCGCAGCCGCAGGATCCGCAGGCGGCGTGCGGCGGCCCGGACGGCCAGTACACGATCGGCATGAGCCAGGCGAACCTCGCCGAGCCCTACCGCGTGCGGATGGACGACGACATCCGCAAGGCCGCCGAGCGGGTGCCGCAGTTCAAGGACGTGCAGTTCGCCGACGCGGCCAAGGACAACGCCAAGCAGGTCTCGGACGTGGAGTCGTTCCTGACCAAGCAGGTGGACCTCCTGATGATCTCGCCGAACGAGGCGGCGCCCCTGACGGACATCGTGCGGCGGGCCTACAACTCGGGGACGCCGGTGGTCCTGCTGGACCGCAAGGTCAACGGGGACGCGTTCACCACCTACGTCGGCGTGGACAACGAGGCGATCGGCAGGCAGGCCGGCGAGTACTTCAAGAACGTGCTGTTCCCGGACGGCGGCAAGATCCTGGAGATCAAGGGCTTGTCCGGTTCGACGCCGGCGCACGAGCGGCACGACGGCTTCATGCAGGGCATCGCGGGCTCGAAGATCGAGATCATCGGTGCCGACGACGGTGGCTGGGAGCGGGCGGAGGGCCAGGAGAAGATGGACGCGCTGCTGAAGGCGCACCCGGACGCGCAAGCGGTGTACTCGCACAACGATCCGATGGCGGAGGGCGCCTACCTGGCCGCGCAGGCCGCGGGCAAGGCCGATCAGCTGAAGTTCGTGGGCATCGACGGGCTGCCGATCGAGGCGGGCGGCATCAAAGCGGTGGAGCAGGGCCGGTTGCAGGCCACGTTCCTGAATCCGACCGGCGGCGAGGAGGCCGTGGAAGCGGCCAAGAAGATCCTGGTCGATTGCCAGCCGACGGAGAAGCACCAAACCCTTCCCACGGAATTGATCACGAAGGAGAACGCGGGTGAGGTGTACGCCCGGTTGAATCAGGGCTGA
- a CDS encoding GNAT family N-acetyltransferase — translation MWTTRVERPADVADVRAVNAAAFPTEEEADLVDALRADRDAWIDGLSIVSADGSGSVVGFALLTRCHVDDAPALALAPCAVLPAQQGRGAGSAAIRAGLDAARELGENLVIVLGHAGYYPRFGFTPASGFGVRAPFEAPDDAFLALSLDTSRPTPTGLVRYPAAFGV, via the coding sequence ATGTGGACGACTCGGGTGGAGCGGCCCGCTGATGTCGCGGACGTGCGCGCGGTGAACGCCGCCGCGTTCCCGACCGAGGAGGAAGCGGACCTGGTGGACGCGCTGCGGGCCGATCGGGACGCGTGGATCGACGGGCTCTCGATCGTCAGCGCGGACGGCAGCGGCTCGGTCGTCGGGTTCGCGCTGCTGACCCGCTGCCACGTGGACGACGCACCCGCGTTGGCGCTCGCACCGTGCGCGGTGCTGCCCGCGCAGCAAGGCCGGGGCGCCGGATCAGCGGCGATCCGAGCCGGGCTCGACGCCGCCCGCGAGCTCGGCGAGAACCTGGTGATCGTGCTGGGGCACGCCGGCTACTACCCGCGGTTCGGGTTCACCCCGGCCTCCGGGTTCGGGGTGCGCGCACCGTTCGAGGCGCCCGACGACGCGTTCCTAGCCCTGTCCCTCGACACCTCGCGCCCCACCCCGACCGGGCTCGTCCGATACCCGGCGGCGTTCGGCGTCTGA
- a CDS encoding sugar ABC transporter ATP-binding protein: MAAPLVELTGITKRYGGVLACDGIDLTVHAGEVHALLGENGAGKSTLMRVLSGDIADHEGSIAVDGAPVRFAKPSDAQQAGIAMIHQELDLVPALSVADNLYLGRELRRAGVVDRRAMAQRTRELLSRTGIELDPARPVGELRVGEQQLVTIARALSLDAKVLIMDEPTSALSHSEVDRLFAVIAELRRRGTGIVYISHRMDEIGAVADRATVLRNGRRVAEFDARDLTAEQAAAAMVGRSVRTLFRTADDRPPGEELLSVAGLRVLPRRYRVGRREPDGIDVSVRAGEIVGLCGLLGAGRTELLESLFGAGPAGRWEGSVELGGEPVRPRGPRDALRRGIAFVPEDRRASGLVLGHSVRANTVLSVVHRLGFAGLVRGRAEVAATERSVDRLKVKLGRIADPVGTLSGGNQQKVVFGRMLLTEPRLLLLDEPTRGVDIGAKAEIYELLGEIAARGIGVLLASSELPELTGVCHRVVVLRHGRSVAEFDTTRAGEAELLAAAMGEKVSPEGDSSAVETGRGPVAGGGAR; encoded by the coding sequence ATGGCAGCGCCACTGGTAGAGCTGACCGGCATCACCAAACGCTACGGCGGTGTCCTGGCGTGCGACGGGATCGACCTGACCGTGCACGCGGGCGAGGTCCACGCGCTCCTGGGGGAGAACGGCGCGGGCAAGTCCACGTTGATGCGCGTGCTCTCCGGCGACATCGCCGACCACGAGGGCTCGATCGCGGTGGACGGCGCCCCGGTGCGCTTCGCGAAGCCCTCGGACGCGCAGCAGGCGGGCATCGCGATGATCCACCAGGAGCTGGACCTGGTGCCCGCGCTGTCGGTAGCCGACAACCTGTACCTGGGCCGGGAGCTGCGCCGCGCGGGTGTGGTGGACCGCCGCGCGATGGCGCAGCGCACCCGCGAACTGCTGTCCCGCACCGGCATCGAACTGGACCCGGCCCGGCCGGTCGGCGAGCTGCGGGTCGGTGAGCAGCAGCTGGTGACGATCGCGCGGGCGCTGTCCCTCGACGCCAAGGTCCTGATCATGGACGAGCCGACCTCGGCGCTGTCGCACTCCGAAGTGGACCGGTTGTTCGCGGTGATCGCGGAACTGCGCAGGCGCGGCACCGGCATCGTCTACATCTCGCACCGGATGGACGAGATCGGTGCGGTCGCGGACCGGGCGACGGTGCTGCGCAACGGGCGCCGGGTCGCCGAGTTCGACGCCCGCGACCTCACCGCCGAGCAGGCCGCGGCGGCGATGGTGGGCCGCTCGGTGCGCACCCTGTTCCGCACCGCGGACGACCGGCCGCCCGGCGAGGAGCTGCTCTCGGTCGCGGGTCTCCGGGTGCTGCCGCGCCGGTACCGGGTGGGCAGGCGGGAACCGGACGGCATCGACGTGTCGGTGCGCGCGGGCGAGATCGTCGGCCTGTGCGGGCTGCTGGGGGCGGGCCGCACCGAGCTGCTGGAATCGCTGTTCGGCGCGGGTCCGGCCGGTCGCTGGGAGGGCTCGGTGGAGCTGGGCGGCGAACCGGTGCGCCCGCGCGGGCCGCGGGACGCGCTGCGCCGGGGCATCGCGTTCGTGCCGGAGGACCGCCGCGCCTCGGGGCTGGTGCTGGGGCACTCGGTGCGGGCGAACACGGTGCTGTCGGTGGTGCACCGGCTCGGCTTCGCCGGGTTGGTGCGCGGCCGCGCCGAGGTGGCGGCGACCGAGCGCAGCGTGGACCGGCTGAAGGTGAAGCTGGGGCGCATCGCCGACCCGGTCGGCACCTTGTCCGGCGGGAACCAGCAGAAGGTCGTGTTCGGCCGGATGTTGCTGACCGAGCCGCGGTTGCTGCTGCTGGACGAGCCGACGCGCGGCGTGGACATCGGCGCGAAGGCGGAGATCTACGAGCTGCTGGGCGAGATCGCGGCGCGCGGCATCGGCGTGCTGCTGGCGTCCTCGGAGCTGCCGGAGCTGACCGGCGTGTGCCACCGCGTGGTGGTGCTGCGGCACGGCCGCAGCGTCGCCGAGTTCGACACCACCCGGGCCGGTGAAGCCGAATTGTTGGCCGCCGCGATGGGGGAAAAGGTGTCGCCGGAAGGTGATTCATCGGCTGTCGAGACGGGGCGCGGCCCCGTCGCGGGGGGAGGAGCGCGATGA
- a CDS encoding ABC transporter permease gives MSEQTRQEVAPGAPEPVPGRSRRQRVETLFRFQSFFGLVAVFLAAIVLSPRGDDGQILFLTGDNLFNIVRAVSEIGIIAVGLTFVILIGGIDLSVGSVLGLAAVGSAVLLVNDDFGVLVAALLVLLIGLVFGVLQGAAVAVLGVQAFIVTLAGLNIARGLARMWSGGETVQISYGDGAGQAPMLFSLLGERTFGGVVPIPALIFAVVAVAAILFLRYSAYSRHLYAIGGNEKAARLSGVPVNRVKIIAFALSGFCAALAGIVHAGQLNAGSPNDGLAYELDGIAAVVVGGTSLAGGRGSVVGTIAGALLLGILNNILSLNSVNTDMQLLIKGLVIVAAAALQRLRPAA, from the coding sequence ATGAGCGAGCAGACGCGGCAGGAGGTCGCGCCCGGCGCGCCGGAGCCGGTGCCCGGCCGGTCGAGGCGGCAGCGGGTCGAGACCCTGTTCCGGTTCCAGAGCTTCTTCGGCCTGGTCGCGGTGTTCCTGGCGGCGATCGTGCTGTCCCCGCGCGGCGACGACGGCCAGATCCTGTTCCTGACCGGCGACAACCTGTTCAACATCGTGCGCGCGGTCTCGGAGATCGGGATCATCGCGGTCGGGTTGACGTTCGTGATCCTGATCGGCGGCATCGACCTGTCGGTGGGCTCGGTGCTGGGCTTGGCCGCGGTGGGGTCGGCGGTGCTGCTGGTCAACGACGACTTCGGGGTGCTGGTGGCGGCGCTGCTGGTGCTGCTGATCGGCCTGGTCTTCGGGGTGCTGCAGGGCGCCGCGGTCGCGGTGCTGGGCGTGCAGGCGTTCATCGTGACGTTGGCGGGCCTGAACATCGCCCGCGGCCTGGCGCGGATGTGGTCGGGCGGGGAGACGGTGCAGATCTCCTACGGCGACGGCGCGGGGCAGGCGCCGATGCTGTTCTCGCTGCTGGGGGAGCGGACGTTCGGCGGCGTGGTCCCGATCCCGGCGTTGATCTTCGCGGTGGTGGCGGTCGCGGCGATCCTGTTCCTGCGCTACAGCGCTTATTCGCGGCACCTGTACGCGATCGGCGGCAACGAGAAGGCGGCGCGGCTGTCCGGCGTCCCGGTGAACCGCGTGAAGATCATCGCGTTCGCGCTGTCCGGGTTCTGCGCGGCGCTGGCGGGCATCGTGCACGCGGGCCAGCTGAACGCGGGCAGCCCGAACGACGGCCTCGCCTACGAGCTGGACGGCATCGCGGCCGTGGTGGTCGGCGGCACGAGCCTCGCCGGCGGGCGCGGTTCGGTGGTGGGCACCATCGCGGGCGCGCTGCTGCTGGGGATCTTGAACAACATTTTGAGCTTGAACAGCGTCAACACCGACATGCAGCTGCTGATCAAGGGCTTGGTGATCGTGGCAGCCGCGGCCTTGCAGCGGCTGCGCCCGGCCGCGTGA
- a CDS encoding DUF397 domain-containing protein — MIAHVQPDANWRKSTYSNTNGGACVEVALSAESSAIRDSKLGQASPVLAFAPAAFSTFLYELKAGRLDR, encoded by the coding sequence TTGATCGCCCACGTGCAGCCGGATGCGAACTGGCGAAAGTCCACCTACAGCAACACGAACGGCGGTGCCTGCGTCGAAGTGGCGTTGTCCGCGGAGAGCTCTGCGATCCGCGACTCGAAGTTGGGCCAGGCGAGCCCGGTGCTGGCCTTCGCCCCCGCCGCTTTCAGCACGTTCCTGTATGAGCTCAAGGCCGGTCGCCTCGATCGCTGA
- a CDS encoding DUF3558 domain-containing protein: MNSPVMRSLVVTAASVVLVSGCAVGGDSPNEGGDPSSSTGKPSGIADPRDASGIPPCELMKASDAQELGFGPNGKVTPNDLDPTMPDGCTWRSAEGATSVSLSVIPNRTIQQYRDASASFVDYAELNIAGHPAVRANDDLPENGSCGIYLAAKDDQILFSFAFDAPSGGEPFDPCSYAQGALERSVSVLPSVK; this comes from the coding sequence TTGAACTCGCCGGTGATGCGGTCCTTGGTGGTCACCGCAGCTTCTGTGGTGCTGGTGTCCGGCTGTGCGGTAGGTGGCGATTCGCCGAATGAGGGCGGTGACCCCTCATCTTCGACAGGTAAGCCTTCCGGGATCGCCGATCCGCGTGATGCTTCCGGCATACCGCCGTGTGAGCTGATGAAGGCGTCCGATGCCCAGGAGTTGGGGTTCGGTCCCAATGGCAAGGTTACTCCGAACGACCTGGATCCGACCATGCCGGACGGCTGCACATGGCGCTCCGCGGAAGGGGCGACATCCGTATCCCTCAGTGTCATTCCCAATCGTACTATTCAGCAGTATCGGGATGCATCTGCGAGCTTCGTTGACTATGCCGAGCTGAACATTGCTGGCCACCCTGCTGTTCGGGCCAACGACGATCTTCCGGAGAATGGAAGCTGTGGCATCTATCTCGCCGCGAAGGATGATCAGATCCTGTTTTCGTTCGCTTTCGATGCACCTAGCGGTGGTGAACCTTTCGATCCGTGTTCTTATGCGCAAGGTGCGCTAGAGCGGTCGGTTTCCGTTCTTCCTTCGGTGAAATGA
- a CDS encoding DUF3558 domain-containing protein yields the protein MSITSLTIMRRWMQIRSIGGRSLDMALSFRFGVAVLAAFLASGCAVGGSSVGEESGTDSQPASEMGDSRDAAAVEQCALLKSEDVQALGLSPDGKVKPNEIDPSMPDNCTWQSGDGKKSIAMTVFPDRSIQQYRDNSDSYVDFSEMTIAGHPAVQANASPPEGGSCGIFLGTKDDQVLLAVAIDFTKAEKPYDPCPLAKSALEASVPTLPAAE from the coding sequence ATGAGTATCACCTCGCTGACGATAATGCGTCGGTGGATGCAGATAAGATCGATAGGCGGTCGTAGTCTAGATATGGCACTTTCGTTTCGTTTTGGTGTCGCTGTCTTGGCGGCTTTCCTGGCCTCTGGATGCGCCGTTGGGGGGTCAAGTGTTGGCGAGGAGTCTGGAACGGATTCCCAGCCGGCGTCGGAGATGGGCGATTCGCGCGATGCGGCTGCGGTGGAGCAGTGCGCCTTGTTGAAGTCGGAAGATGTTCAGGCGCTGGGGTTGTCTCCGGATGGGAAAGTTAAGCCGAACGAGATCGATCCCAGTATGCCGGACAATTGCACTTGGCAATCCGGTGATGGGAAAAAATCGATTGCCATGACCGTTTTTCCCGATCGGTCTATTCAGCAGTATCGCGACAACTCTGATAGCTATGTCGATTTTTCTGAGATGACCATCGCGGGGCATCCTGCTGTGCAGGCGAACGCGAGCCCCCCGGAAGGGGGTAGCTGCGGGATCTTCCTTGGCACGAAGGACGATCAAGTGCTCTTGGCTGTGGCGATCGACTTCACCAAGGCTGAAAAGCCGTATGACCCGTGTCCTCTGGCCAAAAGTGCACTAGAGGCTTCGGTTCCGACGCTGCCTGCAGCAGAATAG
- a CDS encoding glycoside hydrolase family 172 protein, protein MRDRRSDALRAARRLPRKFGAVLGVASLAAAALVADAAAHGAARASAQEQEQAQPRAAGKGSVGWDTFREPGGLAQLRGSEHTGQFSSFARDGSNDDGFNGTYSCLRQAERGCVIAERAGAGEISSIWFTREPWGDVTGTGNIVVELDGRTVLDAPLIDVVSGRVGAPFEWPLVGNGDDAAGGAVIKVPMPYRESMRVTVQNNPDFYHVDYRSFGDADGVRTFDPSDPARDVLERLRKFGIADPKGVDPAAQPTRRDFAVPPGAAAPVAQLDGPGQINELRLRIPQVVPSPRVIDDGRAFGEGGGSRFDAAVHPRNAGVRIVRRFDPQIADQVAGLSVDGAPAGEWRSGAAAPGGWGVQAIDVPPELTAGKSSIEVANRFTSSSVDVNEFRYDVQSLVDGEWVRTDVLDVGPGHPGEEAAHGYRIDNAVFAREKLVGRYGFGPEEVTASEHVLESARLRITFDGQTTVDAPIGEFFGSGLGEHDVRTMMSSIDPGEDGWYTAWWPMPFDESATVEIVNGGGVPIDGMTAEVSVAPREADENAGYFHATHHRDRTVEGEDWNFLDVDGSGTFYGVTHTMRGLIPPNATATHRNQPLSMPETNAVANQRNYLEGDERFYVNGERSPAWYGTGSEDYYESGWYFRDGTTFSMPLAGNPAHELNGDGCRYDCTGAYRLQVPDAVPFNDGLVAGIEHGPDNDEPGDYSSTAYWYGGRPASQEEVDRIDLSDEGSRDEHGYRAEGEVVNPLDSRFEGTDEQRSAPVAAATGPVGFDVELGEDNQGARLRRIGDQAQAYQQVEVRVDGEPAGTWLQPLGNESHRWLEDGFELPVALTEGKESVRVELIPVRGAPAWTASEYSVVAF, encoded by the coding sequence ATGAGAGACCGCAGGAGTGATGCGCTGCGCGCTGCGAGACGGCTGCCGAGGAAGTTCGGCGCGGTGCTCGGCGTGGCGTCGTTGGCGGCCGCCGCGCTGGTCGCCGACGCGGCCGCCCACGGCGCGGCCCGGGCCTCGGCGCAGGAGCAGGAGCAGGCGCAGCCGCGGGCGGCGGGCAAGGGCAGCGTCGGGTGGGACACGTTCCGCGAACCGGGCGGCCTCGCCCAGCTGCGCGGCTCGGAGCACACCGGGCAGTTCTCCAGCTTCGCGAGGGACGGCAGCAACGACGACGGGTTCAACGGAACCTACTCCTGCCTGCGGCAGGCCGAGCGCGGCTGCGTGATCGCGGAGCGCGCGGGCGCCGGCGAGATCTCCTCCATCTGGTTCACCCGCGAACCGTGGGGCGACGTGACGGGCACCGGGAACATCGTGGTCGAGCTGGACGGCCGCACGGTGCTCGACGCCCCGCTGATCGACGTGGTGAGCGGCCGGGTGGGCGCGCCGTTCGAATGGCCGCTGGTCGGCAACGGCGACGACGCCGCGGGCGGTGCGGTGATCAAGGTGCCGATGCCGTACCGCGAGTCGATGCGGGTGACGGTGCAGAACAACCCGGACTTCTACCACGTGGACTACCGCTCGTTCGGCGACGCGGACGGCGTGCGGACCTTCGACCCCTCGGATCCGGCGCGGGACGTGCTGGAGCGGCTGCGCAAGTTCGGCATCGCCGACCCGAAGGGCGTGGACCCGGCGGCGCAGCCGACGCGCCGTGACTTCGCGGTGCCCCCGGGAGCGGCGGCACCGGTGGCGCAGCTGGACGGGCCCGGCCAGATCAACGAGCTGCGGCTGCGCATCCCGCAGGTCGTGCCGAGCCCGCGGGTGATCGACGACGGCCGCGCGTTCGGCGAGGGCGGCGGCAGCCGGTTCGACGCGGCGGTGCACCCGCGCAACGCGGGCGTGCGCATCGTGCGCCGCTTCGACCCGCAGATCGCCGACCAGGTGGCCGGCCTCAGCGTGGACGGCGCACCGGCCGGCGAGTGGCGCAGCGGCGCCGCCGCACCGGGCGGCTGGGGAGTGCAGGCGATCGACGTGCCCCCGGAGCTGACGGCGGGCAAGTCCTCGATCGAGGTGGCGAACCGCTTCACGTCCTCCTCGGTGGACGTCAACGAGTTCCGCTACGACGTGCAGAGCCTCGTCGACGGCGAATGGGTGCGCACCGACGTGCTCGACGTCGGCCCCGGCCACCCCGGCGAGGAGGCCGCGCACGGCTACCGCATCGACAACGCGGTGTTCGCCAGGGAGAAGCTGGTGGGCCGCTACGGGTTCGGCCCGGAGGAGGTCACCGCCTCCGAGCACGTGCTGGAGTCGGCGCGGCTGCGGATCACCTTCGACGGGCAGACCACGGTGGACGCCCCGATCGGCGAGTTCTTCGGCTCCGGCCTCGGCGAGCACGACGTGCGCACCATGATGAGCTCCATCGACCCGGGCGAGGACGGCTGGTACACGGCCTGGTGGCCGATGCCGTTCGACGAGAGCGCCACCGTGGAGATCGTCAACGGCGGTGGCGTCCCGATCGACGGCATGACCGCCGAGGTCTCCGTCGCACCCCGCGAAGCCGACGAGAACGCCGGCTACTTCCACGCCACCCACCACCGCGACCGGACCGTGGAGGGGGAGGACTGGAACTTCCTCGACGTGGACGGTTCGGGCACGTTCTACGGGGTCACGCACACCATGCGCGGCCTGATCCCGCCGAACGCGACGGCGACGCACCGCAACCAGCCGCTGTCCATGCCGGAGACGAATGCGGTGGCGAACCAGCGCAACTACCTGGAAGGCGACGAGCGCTTCTACGTCAACGGCGAGCGCAGCCCCGCCTGGTACGGCACCGGCAGCGAGGACTACTACGAGTCGGGCTGGTACTTCCGGGACGGCACCACGTTCTCGATGCCGCTGGCGGGCAACCCGGCGCACGAGCTGAACGGGGACGGCTGCCGGTACGACTGCACGGGCGCCTACCGGTTGCAGGTGCCGGACGCGGTGCCGTTCAACGACGGCCTGGTCGCGGGCATCGAGCACGGCCCGGACAACGACGAGCCGGGCGACTACAGCTCCACCGCCTACTGGTACGGCGGTCGACCGGCGTCGCAGGAGGAGGTCGACCGGATCGACCTGTCCGACGAGGGCAGCCGGGACGAGCACGGCTACCGCGCCGAGGGCGAGGTGGTGAACCCGCTGGACTCCCGCTTCGAGGGCACCGACGAGCAGCGCAGCGCGCCGGTGGCGGCCGCGACGGGGCCGGTGGGCTTCGACGTGGAGCTCGGCGAGGACAACCAGGGCGCCCGGTTGCGGCGCATCGGTGACCAGGCGCAGGCCTACCAGCAGGTGGAGGTGCGGGTGGACGGCGAGCCGGCGGGCACCTGGCTGCAGCCGCTGGGCAACGAGTCGCACCGCTGGCTGGAGGACGGCTTCGAGCTGCCGGTGGCGTTGACCGAGGGCAAGGAGTCGGTGCGGGTGGAGCTGATCCCGGTGCGGGGCGCTCCGGCGTGGACCGCGTCCGAGTACTCGGTGGTCGCGTTCTGA